One Verrucomicrobiota bacterium genomic window, TAGCACGTTCGCCGCCAGTTCCGCCAGTTCCGACCGTTCACCCTTCTGCAACTCCACATGCGCCGACAGCGCGTAGGGCCGGAACCGGCTGATGATGTAATTGAATCCGTTGGACGACGAATCCACATAAGGATTGTCGATTTGATAGGGATCGCCCGTGAACACGATTTTCGTCCCCTGGCCCACGCGCGTAATGATCGTCTTGACCTCGAGAGGTGTCAGATTCTGCGCCTCGTCGATGATAATGAATTGATGGGCGATGCTGCGCCCGCGGATGTAGCTCAACGCCTCCACCACGATCGACCCTGAACGCATCAAGTCCTGGTTCCGACCGTGGCCGCTGCCCATGTTCAAATCCTCGAGATGCTCCAGCGCGTCGTGAATCGGCTGCATCCACGGCGCCAGCTTCTCTTCCAGCGATCCCGGCAAGAACCCCAGTTCCTTGCCCATCGAAATGGTCGGACGCGCCACCACCAACCGCCGGAACTCCCGGTCCTGCACCGTGCGTTTCAATCCGGCGGCCATGGCAATCAGCGTCTTCCCGGTGCCCGCCTTGCCCATCAAAGTCA contains:
- a CDS encoding PhoH family protein; translation: HHPNEYCSLVDAASPKKAVLCKVDAAGKKLVPIHDSRDGVWGIRPRNREQHFAFDALLDDRVKLVTLMGKAGTGKTLIAMAAGLKRTVQDREFRRLVVARPTISMGKELGFLPGSLEEKLAPWMQPIHDALEHLEDLNMGSGHGRNQDLMRSGSIVVEALSYIRGRSIAHQFIIIDEAQNLTPLEVKTIITRVGQGTKIVFTGDPYQIDNPYVDSSSNGFNYIISRFRPYALSAHVELQKGERSELAELAANVL